A genome region from Chitinispirillales bacterium includes the following:
- a CDS encoding flagellar basal body L-ring protein FlgH: MKNLFVFLIIAVLANSVNAARVYSLYTDRRAVQEGDILTVLIVENAEANAKSSTNTKKKNSLGASAQPIGIKGLNVFPNGISEGGSLSADYDGSGATARTGKFVAKVSARIEQVLDNGNLIISGNKVVEINEEKEIINISGIVRPEDIEGNNTIYSYNIANAQITYSGKGSASSGQRPGPLARLFNWLF; encoded by the coding sequence ATGAAAAATTTATTTGTTTTTTTAATTATCGCCGTTTTAGCGAACTCTGTAAACGCTGCAAGAGTTTATTCTCTTTACACTGACCGCAGGGCGGTACAAGAAGGTGATATTCTCACTGTTTTGATTGTCGAGAATGCCGAAGCGAACGCAAAAAGCAGTACAAATACGAAGAAAAAGAATTCGCTTGGAGCCAGTGCGCAGCCGATTGGAATTAAGGGGCTTAATGTTTTCCCTAACGGAATTTCGGAAGGCGGGAGTTTAAGCGCCGATTACGACGGAAGCGGCGCTACCGCGAGGACGGGAAAGTTTGTCGCAAAAGTTTCGGCGAGAATCGAACAAGTGCTTGACAACGGAAATTTGATTATCAGCGGCAATAAAGTCGTTGAAATCAATGAGGAAAAAGAAATCATAAACATTTCAGGCATTGTTCGCCCCGAAGACATTGAAGGCAACAATACAATTTATTCATACAATATCGCAAATGCGCAAATAACGTATTCCGGCAAAGGCAGCGCGTCTTCCGGACAAAGACCGGGACCGCTTGCACGTTTATTTAATTGGCTGTTCTAA
- a CDS encoding flagellar basal body P-ring protein FlgI, with product MKKITAILFIAAFSMSLFAATNVRIKDVAKINGVEDLQIYGYGLVVGLAGTGDRMNTVFTTQTMKNMLKNMGIELPEKQITMRNVAAVMVTGTVDPFKKRGTRIDIMVSSIGDARSLEGGTLILTPLQGPDGEMYATAQGALSTGGFDIRNRGLSKTTMNHTLVGRVPDGAIIQREYIFNEFNGVDLALSLDKPDFTSAVSMATAINGYFTQFGTEGRIAQAIDASTVTLNYNLSSRAISTVENPLGLAEFISIVENVTFDVATSAKVVMNERTGTIVAGGNVRISQITLTHGGIKVEITNKPAIIQPMPFTFGRTATIPNPEVVVEQKDMDMVVLDETTTASDLAQALNSLGVASRDIISIFQAIKEAGALQAQLIII from the coding sequence ATGAAAAAAATTACAGCGATTCTCTTTATCGCCGCTTTTTCAATGAGTTTATTTGCGGCGACAAACGTCAGAATTAAAGACGTAGCGAAAATCAACGGCGTGGAAGATTTACAAATTTATGGTTACGGATTAGTTGTGGGACTTGCCGGAACCGGAGACCGAATGAACACGGTATTTACTACACAAACAATGAAAAATATGCTCAAAAATATGGGGATAGAACTACCAGAAAAACAGATTACCATGCGTAACGTCGCCGCCGTCATGGTAACGGGAACGGTAGATCCGTTCAAAAAACGCGGAACAAGAATAGACATTATGGTTTCATCCATAGGAGACGCCCGTTCTTTGGAAGGCGGAACTTTGATATTAACTCCGTTGCAAGGTCCTGACGGAGAAATGTATGCAACCGCGCAAGGCGCGTTATCGACCGGCGGATTCGATATTCGTAATCGCGGCTTAAGTAAAACTACCATGAATCATACGTTAGTGGGAAGAGTTCCGGACGGCGCAATTATTCAAAGAGAATATATTTTTAACGAATTTAACGGCGTAGATTTGGCGCTTTCGCTTGACAAACCGGATTTTACTTCGGCGGTATCGATGGCGACGGCTATTAACGGATATTTTACGCAATTCGGTACAGAAGGGAGAATCGCGCAGGCGATAGACGCTTCAACCGTGACGCTTAATTATAACCTGAGCAGTAGAGCGATAAGTACGGTAGAAAATCCGCTTGGACTTGCAGAGTTTATTTCTATTGTGGAAAACGTAACGTTCGACGTAGCAACTTCGGCAAAAGTTGTAATGAACGAAAGAACGGGAACTATTGTCGCCGGCGGAAACGTCAGAATTTCACAAATAACGCTTACACATGGCGGAATAAAAGTAGAAATTACAAATAAACCGGCAATTATTCAGCCGATGCCGTTTACCTTTGGAAGAACGGCGACAATTCCAAATCCTGAAGTCGTAGTGGAACAAAAAGATATGGATATGGTGGTTTTGGATGAAACCACAACCGCTTCCGACCTTGCTCAGGCGCTTAATTCTTTGGGGGTGGCAAGCAGAGATATAATTTCAATTTTCCAAGCGATTAAAGAAGCGGGCGCACTCCAAGCGCAACTCATAATAATATAG